A genomic segment from Alteribacillus bidgolensis encodes:
- a CDS encoding flotillin family protein codes for MIEGLFMIILFILIFLAVIAGVVTFIIFRIRYKTASSNEALIVTGPNLGDPEKEKNVFEDQNGRSVKIIRGGGYRLRMFQTATPIDLTSFQLQVDSEKAYTKEGIPVRVASTAVISIGSELEIMANFAEKFLGKKQNERESELNDVLNGHLRSIIASLPIEKIYNDFKEVNTQVKKIAEADLKGMGFEITSFALNDVEDVDKENGYIDALGRPHIADVQKKANMAESDAKKETRIYQAKNDQEAQDEENRRLTAIAASKKEKDIKEAEFQKETNRAEANAAQAGELEKQKLAQQVKEEELQVQYIERQRAVELEEEENKRRRSIADAQAYETTKKAQAEADKERIKGESEAEVIRQRGIAEAESKERMAKAMEQYGEAAIVEMLLNVLPDYAEKVSAPLSQIKDMKVIDMGGSHSQGGSSKIANNVTSTMLGIQESLKEATGMDLKAMLESYVSRGNIDNVGSSNEAYDQGVAATREEDEEIKKTEEDNIVDDSKNENTNSDKN; via the coding sequence ATGATTGAAGGTTTATTTATGATTATTTTGTTTATTCTTATTTTCTTAGCCGTTATCGCGGGGGTCGTGACATTTATTATCTTTCGAATTCGCTATAAAACAGCAAGTTCAAATGAAGCGCTGATAGTCACCGGTCCAAATTTAGGAGATCCCGAAAAAGAGAAAAATGTGTTTGAAGATCAAAATGGGCGTTCTGTGAAAATTATTCGCGGCGGAGGGTATCGTCTTCGTATGTTTCAAACGGCTACACCGATTGATTTAACATCTTTCCAGCTGCAAGTAGACTCAGAGAAGGCGTATACAAAAGAAGGTATTCCTGTACGAGTGGCTAGTACGGCTGTCATCAGTATAGGCAGCGAATTAGAGATAATGGCAAACTTTGCAGAGAAATTTTTAGGGAAAAAACAAAATGAACGAGAATCTGAGTTAAATGATGTGTTAAATGGTCATTTGCGTTCCATTATTGCTTCCCTTCCGATTGAGAAAATTTATAATGACTTTAAAGAAGTCAATACACAAGTAAAGAAAATCGCTGAAGCGGATCTGAAAGGGATGGGCTTTGAAATTACGTCATTTGCCTTAAATGATGTAGAAGATGTGGATAAAGAAAACGGCTATATTGATGCGCTAGGGCGCCCTCACATTGCTGACGTACAGAAAAAGGCTAATATGGCAGAGTCCGATGCAAAGAAAGAAACACGTATTTATCAAGCAAAAAATGATCAGGAAGCACAAGATGAAGAAAATCGCCGGTTAACAGCCATCGCCGCTTCCAAAAAAGAAAAAGATATTAAAGAAGCTGAATTCCAAAAAGAAACAAACCGAGCGGAAGCGAATGCAGCCCAGGCCGGTGAGCTTGAAAAACAAAAATTAGCTCAGCAGGTGAAAGAAGAAGAACTCCAAGTACAATACATAGAAAGACAGCGGGCTGTCGAGCTAGAAGAAGAGGAAAATAAACGTCGGCGTTCCATCGCTGATGCACAAGCTTATGAAACAACGAAAAAAGCCCAGGCCGAAGCAGATAAAGAACGCATAAAAGGGGAATCTGAAGCAGAAGTGATACGCCAGCGTGGTATTGCAGAAGCAGAATCTAAAGAACGTATGGCAAAAGCAATGGAGCAATACGGGGAAGCTGCTATAGTGGAAATGCTATTAAACGTGCTGCCTGATTATGCGGAGAAAGTTTCTGCACCGCTTTCACAAATTAAGGATATGAAAGTTATTGATATGGGTGGAAGTCATTCTCAAGGCGGATCTTCAAAAATAGCAAATAATGTCACTTCAACGATGCTTGGTATTCAAGAGTCTTTGAAGGAAGCAACCGGTATGGACTTGAAGGCTATGTTAGAAAGCTATGTTTCGCGAGGAAACATCGATAATGTTGGTTCTTCCAATGAAGCGTATGACCAAGGAGTAGCCGCAACCAGGGAAGAGGATGAAGAAATAAAAAAGACAGAGGAAGATAATATAGTAGATGATTCTAAAAACGAAAACACAAATTCGGATAAAAACTAA
- a CDS encoding uracil-DNA glycosylase: protein MLSEDLIKQCQKRIEPFDCEGFVYGKGPQHPAVMFVGEAPGETEINNGIPFSGRAGKHFNQYLKYLGLSRKDIYITSAVRSRPYKWEKRRGKEARKYNRTPNQKEIAAHAPILDAEIKWTNPPIIVPMGRIAYWRLLGNSPRMDEVTGVPVETAVRCLDDWEKNTYCFSTKTYAVLPIYHPAAVLYRRSLETDVYKHLDELKKLFADKM from the coding sequence ATGTTATCGGAAGACCTTATAAAACAATGCCAAAAGCGAATAGAACCTTTTGATTGTGAAGGATTTGTATACGGAAAAGGGCCCCAGCATCCTGCCGTCATGTTTGTTGGTGAAGCTCCAGGGGAAACAGAAATAAACAACGGTATTCCTTTTAGCGGAAGAGCGGGGAAGCATTTTAATCAATACCTTAAGTATCTCGGTTTATCGCGAAAAGATATTTACATTACAAGTGCCGTTCGCAGCCGGCCTTATAAATGGGAAAAGCGTCGTGGAAAAGAAGCTCGTAAATATAATCGCACCCCAAATCAAAAAGAAATTGCAGCCCATGCACCTATTCTTGATGCGGAGATAAAATGGACAAATCCTCCAATCATTGTACCAATGGGGCGCATCGCGTATTGGCGTTTGTTGGGAAACTCTCCACGAATGGATGAAGTGACTGGGGTTCCTGTTGAGACTGCTGTCCGCTGCTTGGATGATTGGGAGAAAAATACCTATTGTTTTTCAACGAAAACGTATGCTGTTCTTCCGATTTATCATCCAGCAGCTGTGCTTTATAGACGCAGTTTGGAAACCGATGTTTATAAGCATTTGGATGAGTTAAAAAAGCTGTTCGCTGATAAAATGTAG
- the ligD gene encoding DNA ligase D, which translates to MAWMKPSRTNEILKGKNWRYEIKYDGYRALLSWDGKKLVLSSKNGHALEDRFPEIVETAEQFFPVNKTIELDGELTVLDNWGKADFYMLQRRHRLRSTNSIYKEAKQRPVCFLAFDCLKINGESLLEKNWLDRKKALKEWMIHADLPLNPDPQCTERVQFLPSYNDISNIIEEIKTCRSEGIVMKNITSHYEKGRTSQWLKYKTPFVTPCFITAYDPANDYFHLGVFDDEEILPIGKCAHGFSSHEKEAVTETIKQNGDWDVSKKMYYIDPSIVVEATYTTRKEQELREPRFSRILLESPVSKCTKERLYLSDLRFPKTVSITHPDKPLWPDKGVKKIDFLHYARNIAPFALPFLNDRPLTVIRFPHGIKEEGFFQKDCPDYAPDFVETVKLDDNQYVLCNKVETFLWLANQLALEWHIPFQRYHTKYVDEIVFDLDPPDPDYFQLAIKGALLLKELCDECGLFSFVKFSGNKGLQVYLPLPEETYTWNDTNKITTSFGAFLTKKSPELFTQERLKKNRGSKLYIDVPQHRQGKTIIAPYSLRGKTEPLIACPLFWEEVSDSLERTQFTMEHVLERLLINGCPFREMEKVRGNQPIDQLLSILKDNN; encoded by the coding sequence ATGGCCTGGATGAAACCATCACGTACAAATGAAATACTAAAAGGGAAAAATTGGCGTTATGAAATAAAATACGATGGTTACCGTGCCTTGTTATCTTGGGATGGCAAAAAACTTGTACTTAGCAGTAAAAATGGCCATGCATTAGAAGACAGATTTCCTGAAATTGTTGAAACAGCAGAACAATTTTTTCCAGTGAATAAGACCATAGAGCTTGATGGGGAACTTACTGTTTTGGACAACTGGGGAAAAGCGGATTTTTACATGCTGCAAAGGCGCCATCGTTTGCGTTCAACTAATTCTATATACAAAGAAGCTAAACAACGTCCTGTTTGTTTTCTTGCTTTTGATTGTCTCAAAATAAATGGAGAAAGCTTGTTGGAGAAAAACTGGCTAGACCGAAAAAAGGCATTAAAAGAATGGATGATACATGCAGACCTCCCCCTAAATCCAGATCCTCAATGCACAGAGCGCGTTCAATTTCTCCCCTCATATAATGATATTTCTAACATCATCGAGGAAATTAAGACTTGCCGAAGTGAAGGAATCGTGATGAAAAACATAACCTCTCATTATGAAAAAGGGCGTACCAGTCAATGGTTAAAATATAAAACGCCATTTGTAACACCTTGCTTTATAACTGCGTATGATCCTGCCAATGATTACTTTCATTTAGGTGTTTTCGACGATGAAGAGATACTTCCAATAGGGAAATGTGCACATGGCTTTTCATCTCATGAAAAAGAAGCCGTTACAGAAACCATTAAACAAAATGGCGATTGGGATGTATCGAAAAAAATGTATTATATAGACCCTTCTATCGTCGTAGAAGCAACCTACACCACCAGAAAAGAACAAGAACTGCGTGAACCACGTTTTTCCCGGATTCTTTTAGAATCACCAGTTTCTAAGTGCACGAAAGAACGGCTGTATCTTTCTGACTTACGCTTTCCGAAAACGGTCAGTATTACTCATCCTGACAAACCTCTTTGGCCTGACAAAGGCGTAAAAAAGATTGATTTTCTTCATTATGCAAGAAACATCGCTCCTTTTGCTCTTCCTTTTTTAAATGACCGTCCTTTGACTGTTATTCGTTTTCCTCATGGAATCAAAGAAGAAGGGTTCTTTCAAAAGGATTGTCCAGATTATGCTCCTGACTTTGTGGAGACCGTTAAACTTGACGATAATCAATATGTTTTATGTAATAAAGTAGAGACTTTTTTGTGGCTGGCTAATCAACTTGCTTTAGAATGGCATATACCATTTCAGCGCTATCATACAAAGTATGTGGATGAAATTGTTTTTGACCTCGACCCGCCAGACCCGGATTATTTTCAACTTGCCATCAAAGGGGCATTATTGTTAAAAGAGCTTTGTGATGAATGTGGTTTATTTTCATTTGTGAAGTTTTCAGGTAATAAAGGCCTGCAAGTTTATTTACCACTGCCAGAAGAAACATATACATGGAATGATACAAATAAAATAACAACTTCATTTGGAGCTTTTTTAACAAAAAAATCTCCTGAACTCTTCACCCAGGAACGACTTAAGAAAAACCGCGGCAGCAAACTTTATATTGATGTCCCTCAACATAGACAGGGAAAAACAATTATTGCACCGTATTCCTTGAGAGGAAAAACAGAACCCTTGATAGCCTGTCCGCTTTTTTGGGAAGAAGTATCTGATTCTTTAGAGCGAACACAATTTACGATGGAACACGTGCTAGAAAGGCTTCTCATAAATGGCTGTCCTTTTCGGGAAATGGAGAAAGTGAGAGGAAACCAGCCAATAGATCAACTGCTTTCTATCCTTAAAGATAATAACTAG
- a CDS encoding Ku protein — MHTMWKGSIQFGLVSIPIKMHAATEDKDVSFRTLHEKCKTPIRYEKVCPVCEEKVEKDDLVKGYETTSGGFVIVSQEEIESLRKETNEKAVEILDFIDIDEIDPIYFNRSYYLGPNEGGSKAYSLLRKALEDSRKVGVAKIMIRSKEQLALLRVYNNTLLMETLHYPDEIRNAADVPNVPEAENVEEKELETAKLLIDQLTAAFKPEKYEDEYRQKLLNLIEAKENGEEVVETKEEPRKDNVTNLMEALQASVDKNKKKTTDKKTKKAPAAKKRQTAPKKKAT, encoded by the coding sequence ATGCATACGATGTGGAAAGGGAGTATACAATTTGGCTTGGTCAGTATTCCTATTAAAATGCATGCCGCTACAGAAGACAAAGATGTTTCTTTTCGAACACTTCATGAAAAATGTAAAACACCGATAAGATACGAAAAAGTTTGCCCTGTTTGTGAAGAAAAAGTGGAAAAAGACGACCTTGTGAAAGGATATGAGACAACAAGCGGAGGTTTTGTCATTGTTAGTCAGGAAGAAATCGAATCCCTGCGAAAAGAAACGAATGAAAAAGCCGTAGAAATACTGGATTTTATCGATATAGATGAGATAGATCCGATCTATTTTAATCGGAGCTATTACCTTGGACCAAATGAAGGCGGATCAAAAGCTTATTCTCTTTTAAGAAAAGCTCTAGAAGACTCCAGAAAAGTAGGCGTTGCCAAGATTATGATCCGTTCTAAAGAACAATTGGCTTTATTGCGTGTTTACAATAATACACTCCTTATGGAAACGTTACATTATCCCGATGAAATAAGAAATGCAGCTGATGTACCGAATGTACCGGAGGCAGAAAATGTGGAAGAAAAAGAGCTTGAAACGGCCAAATTGCTCATTGATCAACTGACAGCCGCGTTTAAACCAGAAAAATATGAGGATGAGTACCGTCAAAAACTGCTCAATCTAATTGAGGCAAAAGAAAATGGAGAAGAGGTGGTTGAAACAAAAGAGGAACCTAGAAAAGATAATGTTACTAATTTAATGGAAGCACTGCAGGCTTCTGTAGATAAAAATAAGAAGAAAACAACCGATAAAAAGACAAAAAAAGCACCGGCTGCCAAAAAACGACAAACGGCTCCGAAGAAAAAAGCAACATAG
- a CDS encoding general stress protein, with the protein MAKRDNRKMSLEEAGRKGGRTTAKQHDREFYQDIGQKGGETTSNEHDKEFYQDIGQKGGETTSSEHDKEFYQDIGQKGGETTSSEHDKEFYQDIGQKGGETTSEKHDKEFYQDIGQKGGETTSEEHGEEFYEDIGQKGGEARSRQRRK; encoded by the coding sequence ATGGCAAAAAGAGATAATCGTAAAATGAGTTTAGAAGAAGCAGGTCGTAAAGGCGGAAGAACGACAGCTAAACAGCATGATAGAGAATTTTATCAAGATATCGGCCAAAAAGGCGGAGAAACCACTTCTAATGAACATGACAAAGAATTCTATCAAGACATCGGTCAAAAAGGTGGAGAAACCACTTCTAGTGAACACGACAAAGAATTCTATCAAGACATCGGCCAAAAAGGCGGAGAGACGACTTCTAGTGAGCACGACAAAGAATTCTATCAAGACATCGGCCAAAAAGGTGGAGAAACCACTTCTGAGAAACATGACAAAGAGTTCTATCAAGACATTGGTCAAAAAGGCGGAGAAACCACTTCAGAGGAACATGGAGAAGAATTTTATGAAGATATCGGTCAAAAAGGCGGAGAAGCTCGCAGCAGACAACGCAGAAAATAG
- a CDS encoding CBS domain-containing protein, translated as MQTIQKHMTTFAECCSPSDDLYTLAKKMKENEIGFLPIVKDDHLVGCVTDRDVVIDGLAKEVQPNEVTAENIMQEKVITGYPDMSVDEASRLMQDHQIQRLVVTEDQKVKGVVSIGDLAVSKNADQAAGNTLSEISKPHPS; from the coding sequence ATGCAAACTATTCAAAAGCATATGACAACCTTTGCCGAATGCTGCAGCCCTTCTGATGATCTCTATACTTTGGCTAAAAAGATGAAAGAAAATGAGATTGGTTTTCTTCCTATTGTCAAAGACGATCATTTAGTTGGATGTGTAACAGACAGAGATGTGGTTATCGATGGACTTGCAAAAGAAGTGCAGCCTAATGAAGTTACCGCAGAAAACATCATGCAGGAAAAAGTCATTACTGGTTACCCTGATATGTCGGTCGATGAAGCCTCTAGGTTAATGCAAGATCATCAAATTCAGCGGTTAGTAGTCACAGAAGATCAAAAAGTGAAAGGTGTCGTTTCTATTGGGGATCTGGCGGTCTCAAAAAATGCTGATCAAGCAGCAGGGAACACACTAAGCGAAATTTCAAAACCACATCCATCATAA
- a CDS encoding sigma-54-dependent Fis family transcriptional regulator: MEQLKRETWKRFVQEGTLDTSRMEKRIAESWFHCRQTGVDPYNGKGVLLLNGRELEERKQKNSRLIQVAMPFLQNLAKMYEQLNVVLLLADRDGYVLRMMGNTSAYQIAKDINFTEGVKWTEEEVGTNAIGTAISTTEPITITGVEHYSVASQNWSCSASPIYDEDGELLGVLDISSPFSKDTYEHILGTVVAAAYAIENKWKKQMKEEEVELLSWALESPASTPYILCNRKHKIVYIHSDLKDYPVQVGKTLQEYSSQGIIHASKTPILSKGTEDMIGYNLQIQAPKQSVQKHSITNESVSFEYPGVKGKSLAFQKTIHEAKKASRTDVTVHLHGETGTGKEMLAQSIHQNSTRKKGRFIAVNCGAIPENLLESELFGYADGAFTGARRSGKEGKIKQADGGTLFLDEIGEIPPSMQITLLRALQEKQVAPIGGDQTVSVDFRLITATNKDLRKLVKELEKIYFIVCMCSQLKFHHYVRGPMTYLFSFNIFAKRQVSQINGQKSCWKF, from the coding sequence ATGGAGCAGCTGAAACGGGAGACGTGGAAGCGCTTTGTTCAAGAAGGGACACTTGATACGTCCAGGATGGAAAAAAGAATTGCAGAATCCTGGTTTCATTGTCGTCAAACCGGAGTAGATCCTTATAATGGAAAAGGAGTGCTGCTTTTAAATGGAAGAGAATTAGAAGAGAGAAAACAAAAAAATTCACGCTTGATTCAAGTAGCAATGCCCTTTTTACAAAATCTTGCAAAAATGTATGAACAGTTAAATGTCGTTTTATTACTTGCCGATCGTGATGGTTATGTGCTGCGTATGATGGGAAATACATCCGCATATCAAATCGCCAAGGACATTAATTTTACCGAGGGTGTAAAATGGACGGAAGAAGAAGTAGGAACAAACGCTATTGGTACAGCCATTAGTACTACAGAACCTATTACGATTACAGGTGTCGAACATTACTCTGTTGCTTCTCAAAATTGGAGCTGTTCTGCCTCACCTATCTATGATGAAGACGGAGAACTTCTTGGAGTGTTAGATATTTCTAGTCCGTTTTCAAAAGACACATATGAACACATATTGGGTACAGTCGTCGCTGCTGCTTATGCTATTGAAAACAAATGGAAAAAGCAAATGAAAGAAGAAGAAGTAGAATTGTTATCTTGGGCTTTAGAATCCCCTGCATCAACTCCATATATATTATGTAATCGTAAACATAAAATTGTATACATTCATTCAGACCTTAAAGATTACCCTGTTCAGGTCGGTAAGACTTTACAAGAATATTCTTCCCAAGGCATTATTCATGCATCAAAAACACCAATTTTATCAAAAGGAACAGAAGACATGATCGGTTATAATCTTCAAATCCAAGCACCAAAGCAGTCTGTTCAGAAACATTCTATAACAAATGAATCTGTTTCGTTTGAATATCCAGGTGTAAAAGGCAAAAGCCTAGCGTTTCAAAAAACAATCCATGAAGCAAAGAAGGCTTCGAGAACAGATGTCACAGTTCATTTGCATGGAGAAACCGGAACAGGAAAAGAAATGTTAGCTCAATCAATTCATCAAAATAGTACACGAAAAAAGGGCCGATTTATTGCTGTAAACTGTGGTGCTATACCTGAAAACCTTTTAGAAAGTGAACTTTTTGGATATGCGGATGGTGCCTTTACTGGCGCCCGCCGAAGTGGAAAGGAAGGAAAAATAAAACAAGCGGATGGAGGAACTTTGTTTTTAGATGAGATTGGTGAAATTCCACCATCTATGCAAATTACACTTTTACGTGCTCTCCAAGAAAAACAAGTAGCACCGATAGGAGGAGATCAAACTGTCTCGGTGGATTTTCGTTTAATCACTGCGACAAACAAAGACTTACGAAAGTTAGTGAAGGAATTAGAGAAGATCTATTTTATCGTTTGTATGTGTTCCCAATTGAAATTCCATCATTACGTAAGAGGTCCAATGACATACCTTTTTTCGTTCAACATTTTTGCAAAAAGACAAGTTTCCCAAATAAATGGCCAAAAGAGTTGTTGGAAATTTTAA
- a CDS encoding helix-turn-helix domain-containing protein codes for MNYSWPGNIRELFNVLERAQTIYCDRYPSASELHSLLTSASLEKRNIDEKSEFSYREEIEKDTLKKALQETGGKAAQAAKLLNIPRSTFYRKIKKYKL; via the coding sequence ATGAATTACTCATGGCCTGGAAATATCCGAGAGTTATTTAATGTCCTTGAAAGAGCACAAACGATATATTGTGACAGATACCCGTCCGCGTCCGAACTTCACTCTCTTCTCACTTCTGCTTCTCTTGAAAAAAGAAATATTGATGAGAAATCTGAATTTTCCTATCGAGAAGAAATAGAGAAAGATACATTGAAAAAGGCCCTTCAAGAAACCGGCGGGAAAGCTGCTCAAGCTGCAAAATTATTAAATATACCGAGAAGTACATTTTATCGGAAAATAAAAAAATATAAACTTTAA
- a CDS encoding thiamine pyrophosphate-dependent dehydrogenase E1 component subunit alpha, with protein MGVSEVQQTNLTSEKAKWMYQKMAEIRRFEDQVHETFSKGVLPGFVHLYAGEEAVAVGVCAHLDDIDSITSTHRGHGHCIAKGCDLKGMMAELYGKSTGLCRGKGGSMHIADIEKGMLGANGIVGGGFPLATGAALTAKLKKSGAVAVCFFGDGANNHGTFHEGINMAAIWDLPVVFVAENNGYAEATPFEYASSCENIAERAASYGIPGETVDGKDTMAVYEAAERAIERARAGKGPSLIECKTYRNYGHFEGDAQTYKPEPEKKEHLTELDAIILFRQFVLKNGLASEDDLHTVDENVKKEIEEAVSFAEESPMPEVKELTTDVYVSYKE; from the coding sequence ATGGGTGTTTCTGAAGTCCAGCAAACGAACCTCACATCAGAAAAAGCAAAGTGGATGTATCAAAAAATGGCAGAAATTCGCAGATTTGAAGATCAGGTGCACGAAACGTTCAGTAAAGGAGTGCTGCCCGGTTTTGTCCATTTATATGCTGGAGAAGAAGCGGTGGCAGTTGGGGTATGTGCTCATCTCGATGATATAGACAGCATAACAAGCACGCATCGCGGGCATGGCCATTGTATTGCAAAAGGCTGTGATCTAAAAGGAATGATGGCAGAGTTATATGGCAAATCCACTGGATTGTGCCGAGGGAAAGGCGGGTCCATGCATATTGCGGACATCGAAAAAGGGATGCTTGGGGCAAACGGAATTGTCGGAGGAGGATTTCCACTTGCTACAGGTGCAGCGTTAACAGCAAAACTAAAAAAATCAGGTGCAGTAGCTGTTTGCTTTTTCGGAGACGGAGCCAATAATCACGGTACATTCCATGAGGGTATTAACATGGCTGCGATTTGGGATTTACCAGTGGTTTTTGTAGCCGAAAATAATGGGTACGCAGAAGCTACACCATTTGAATATGCTTCAAGCTGTGAAAATATTGCCGAACGTGCTGCTTCCTATGGGATTCCTGGAGAAACAGTAGATGGAAAAGATACTATGGCAGTGTATGAAGCCGCAGAAAGAGCAATCGAAAGAGCAAGAGCTGGGAAAGGTCCTTCCCTAATTGAATGTAAAACATACCGAAATTATGGGCATTTTGAAGGGGACGCTCAAACGTACAAACCCGAACCAGAAAAAAAGGAACATTTAACAGAGCTGGATGCAATTATACTTTTTCGTCAATTTGTACTTAAGAATGGATTGGCAAGTGAGGATGATCTTCATACAGTCGATGAAAATGTAAAAAAAGAAATAGAAGAGGCGGTTTCTTTTGCAGAAGAAAGTCCAATGCCGGAAGTGAAAGAACTGACAACAGATGTCTACGTTTCTTATAAAGAATAA
- a CDS encoding alpha-ketoacid dehydrogenase subunit beta — MGRVITFSDALNEAMKQAMRKNEDVILLGEDIAGGAEVDHLQNEDAWGGVMGVTKGLIQEFGKDRVLDTPIAEAGYVGAAVSAAATGMRPIAELMFNDFIGSCLDEVMNQGAKLRYMFGGKAKIPLTIRTMHGAGFRAAAQHSQSLYGLFTAIPGVKVVVPSTPADAKGMLIAAIEDDDLTVFFEDKTLYNTKGEVEEEYYTIPIGKADIKRQGEDLTIVAIGKQVHTALDAADQLAKKGIETEVVDPRSLSPLDEETILQSVMKTSRLIVIDEANPRCNAATDISAMVADKGFDYLDAPIKMITAPHCPVPFSPVLEDVYLPTPEKVVEVVSELIDDDSSVAM; from the coding sequence ATGGGTAGAGTTATTACGTTTTCAGATGCATTAAATGAAGCAATGAAGCAAGCGATGCGTAAGAATGAGGATGTCATTTTATTAGGAGAAGATATAGCTGGCGGCGCTGAAGTAGATCATTTGCAGAACGAAGATGCTTGGGGCGGAGTAATGGGTGTAACAAAAGGACTTATTCAAGAGTTTGGAAAAGACAGGGTCTTGGATACTCCGATAGCAGAAGCAGGTTATGTAGGAGCTGCTGTTAGCGCCGCGGCAACGGGAATGCGTCCAATTGCAGAATTGATGTTTAACGACTTTATAGGAAGCTGTTTAGATGAAGTGATGAATCAAGGAGCGAAACTTCGTTACATGTTTGGCGGCAAAGCAAAAATCCCATTAACCATCCGTACGATGCACGGAGCTGGTTTTAGAGCGGCGGCCCAGCATTCACAAAGCTTATATGGATTGTTTACTGCAATCCCGGGTGTAAAAGTAGTGGTCCCATCTACTCCAGCTGATGCAAAAGGGATGTTGATCGCTGCCATTGAAGATGATGATTTAACTGTATTTTTTGAAGATAAAACTTTATATAACACGAAAGGAGAAGTAGAGGAAGAATACTACACTATTCCAATTGGAAAAGCAGATATTAAACGGCAAGGAGAAGATTTAACGATAGTAGCAATAGGTAAACAGGTTCATACGGCTCTAGATGCCGCTGATCAATTAGCTAAAAAAGGGATTGAAACGGAAGTGGTTGATCCACGCAGTCTATCCCCTCTTGATGAAGAAACGATTTTGCAATCAGTGATGAAAACGAGCAGACTTATCGTTATTGATGAAGCAAATCCAAGATGCAATGCAGCCACTGACATATCTGCCATGGTAGCTGACAAAGGTTTTGATTACCTCGATGCCCCTATTAAGATGATTACCGCTCCTCATTGCCCCGTTCCATTTTCTCCGGTCCTAGAAGATGTTTATCTGCCAACACCAGAGAAAGTGGTGGAAGTGGTATCTGAGTTAATTGATGATGACTCCAGCGTAGCAATGTAG